One Pectobacterium polaris DNA window includes the following coding sequences:
- the cheR gene encoding protein-glutamate O-methyltransferase CheR — MKSTPSQNRPESASILTQMVDRLPLSDTHFRRISQLIYQRAGIVLADHKREMVYNRLVRRLRLLGINDFGQYLALLESDLNSAEWQAFVNALTTNLTAFFREAHHFPILAEHVRKRPNGYTIWSTAASTGEEPYSLAMTLAEVLGNKASGCQVWASDIDTQVLEKATAGIYRQEELRSLSPQQLQRFFLRGTGPHSGLVRVRPELASMVHFQQLNLLAPDWSVPAPFDAIFCRNIMIYFDKETQERILRRFVPMLKPGGLLFAGHSENFSQISREFYLRGQTVYGLAKER, encoded by the coding sequence ATGAAAAGCACACCGTCGCAAAATCGCCCTGAATCTGCCTCTATCCTGACGCAGATGGTTGACAGGTTGCCGTTGTCGGATACCCATTTCCGTCGAATCAGTCAATTAATATACCAGCGTGCCGGCATTGTTCTAGCCGACCACAAACGTGAAATGGTTTATAACCGTTTGGTTAGGCGTCTCCGTTTGCTCGGAATCAATGATTTCGGCCAGTATTTAGCATTACTGGAGTCAGATCTTAACAGCGCCGAGTGGCAAGCCTTTGTTAATGCATTAACCACTAACCTGACGGCATTTTTCCGTGAAGCCCACCATTTTCCTATATTGGCCGAGCATGTCAGAAAACGTCCAAATGGCTACACCATCTGGAGTACAGCGGCTTCTACAGGGGAAGAACCTTATTCGTTGGCAATGACACTTGCTGAGGTTTTAGGTAATAAGGCGAGTGGGTGTCAGGTATGGGCCAGTGATATTGATACTCAGGTGTTAGAAAAGGCAACGGCTGGCATCTATCGGCAAGAAGAATTGCGCTCTCTTTCTCCACAACAACTACAGCGGTTTTTTTTGCGCGGCACCGGACCACATAGTGGTTTGGTTCGTGTACGTCCTGAGCTTGCATCAATGGTGCATTTCCAACAACTAAATCTGCTTGCACCCGATTGGTCCGTTCCTGCACCATTCGATGCTATTTTTTGTCGTAATATAATGATTTACTTCGATAAAGAAACTCAAGAGCGTATTCTTCGTCGATTCGTCCCGATGCTTAAACCGGGCGGATTGTTATTTGCCGGGCATTCAGAGAATTTCAGCCAGATTAGTCGTGAATTCTATTTGCGTGGGCAAACTGTATATGGGCTGGCTAAGGAAAGATAA
- a CDS encoding methyl-accepting chemotaxis protein: MFNRIKVVTGLMLVLVLFGALQLISGGLFFSALKNDKDIFSSTQVINQKRSELDSAWSYLLQTRNTLNRAGTRFALDASGTGAGAGGKELLVSAQRQLSVANDFFSRYEKVPQDAHQDENVTRSVKENYVALNGALTELIQFLNAGEFKKFVEQPTQSFQDNFEKAYYAYKAESDKLYQAGIAKNDAAYDSALWILGFIIVLVFALALISWIGIQQLLIRPLNSIVEHIRHIAKGDLTKTTHFHSSNEMGILADSIRHMQSEFVSTVSAVRQGADAIYTGATEISAGNNDLSSRTEQQAASLEETAASMEQLTATVKQNAENARQASQLALSASETAQKGGKVVDNVVKTMHNIAGSSQKIADITSVIDGIAFQTNILALNAAVEAARAGEQGRGFAVVAGEVRNLAQRSAQAAKEIKSLIEDSVSRVDEGSVLVESAGETMGEIVSAVTRVTDIMGEIASASDEQSKGIDQVGQAVTEMDRVTQQNASLVEESATAAVALEEQVKVLNQAVAVFRLSEDAGSFRRTTPATAGQKPALLASSANGGKKAKEGSPNDNWETF; encoded by the coding sequence ATGTTTAACCGTATAAAAGTTGTTACAGGTTTGATGCTTGTACTCGTGTTGTTTGGGGCACTTCAGCTTATTTCTGGTGGTTTATTCTTTAGTGCATTAAAAAATGATAAGGATATCTTCAGTTCAACGCAGGTGATTAACCAAAAGCGTTCCGAGCTGGATTCAGCATGGTCATATTTATTACAGACCCGTAATACACTTAACCGTGCGGGTACGCGTTTTGCACTTGATGCAAGCGGTACGGGCGCCGGTGCTGGCGGTAAAGAGCTTCTGGTTTCTGCTCAAAGGCAACTGTCTGTCGCAAACGATTTTTTCTCCCGTTATGAGAAAGTACCGCAGGATGCGCATCAGGATGAAAATGTTACTCGGAGCGTAAAAGAAAATTATGTGGCTCTGAATGGCGCATTAACTGAATTAATTCAGTTTTTGAATGCAGGGGAATTTAAGAAGTTTGTTGAGCAGCCAACACAGAGTTTTCAGGACAACTTTGAAAAAGCGTATTACGCCTATAAAGCTGAAAGCGATAAACTTTATCAGGCTGGTATAGCTAAAAATGATGCAGCTTACGATTCGGCGCTCTGGATCCTTGGCTTCATTATCGTGTTGGTTTTTGCGTTAGCCCTGATTTCCTGGATTGGTATTCAACAGCTATTAATAAGGCCGCTAAATAGTATTGTTGAGCACATTCGTCATATTGCGAAAGGCGATCTGACAAAAACCACTCACTTTCACAGCAGCAATGAAATGGGCATTCTGGCTGACAGTATCCGCCATATGCAAAGTGAGTTTGTTTCAACGGTTAGTGCGGTTCGACAAGGTGCTGATGCCATTTATACCGGTGCTACAGAAATTAGTGCTGGAAATAACGATCTTTCTTCGCGTACTGAGCAACAGGCTGCTTCACTAGAAGAAACGGCAGCAAGTATGGAACAGTTGACCGCAACAGTTAAACAGAATGCGGAAAATGCTCGTCAGGCCAGTCAGTTGGCACTGAGTGCATCAGAGACGGCGCAGAAGGGCGGCAAGGTCGTCGATAATGTCGTCAAAACCATGCACAATATTGCTGGAAGTTCGCAAAAGATTGCCGATATTACTAGTGTGATTGATGGTATTGCTTTCCAAACCAACATTCTTGCACTGAATGCGGCGGTTGAAGCAGCGAGAGCAGGTGAGCAAGGTCGCGGGTTTGCGGTTGTTGCTGGTGAAGTTCGTAATTTGGCACAGCGTAGTGCTCAAGCTGCGAAAGAAATTAAAAGTTTGATTGAAGATTCTGTAAGCCGAGTTGATGAAGGTTCTGTACTGGTTGAAAGTGCGGGCGAGACGATGGGAGAAATCGTCAGTGCAGTCACTCGTGTAACGGATATCATGGGCGAAATTGCCTCTGCTTCTGATGAGCAGAGCAAAGGTATCGATCAGGTTGGTCAGGCTGTTACTGAGATGGATCGCGTGACGCAGCAAAACGCCTCCTTGGTTGAAGAGTCTGCGACCGCAGCGGTTGCTTTGGAAGAACAAGTGAAAGTGCTGAATCAGGCGGTTGCTGTATTCCGTCTGTCTGAAGATGCCGGCTCGTTTAGAAGGACGACACCGGCGACAGCGGGTCAAAAACCTGCATTGTTGGCTTCATCAGCGAATGGTGGTAAGAAAGCGAAAGAAGGTTCACCAAATGATAATTGGGAAACGTTCTGA
- the cheW gene encoding chemotaxis protein CheW, whose translation MTGLASVTKLTGETVGQEFLIFTLGDEEYGVDILKVQEIRGYDQVTRIANTPSFIKGVTNLRGVIVPIVDLRIKFAKQDVEYDDNTVVIVLNLGQRVVGIVVDGVSDVLSLTTDQIRPAPEFAVTLSTEYLTGLGSLGERMLILVDIEKLLSSEEMALVDSVLKA comes from the coding sequence ATGACTGGACTTGCAAGCGTCACGAAATTAACTGGCGAAACAGTAGGACAGGAATTCCTGATTTTTACGCTGGGTGACGAAGAGTACGGCGTTGATATTTTAAAAGTACAAGAAATTCGCGGTTATGACCAGGTAACGCGTATTGCCAACACACCTTCCTTCATTAAAGGTGTCACCAACCTACGCGGTGTCATTGTACCGATCGTTGACTTGCGCATTAAATTTGCCAAGCAGGATGTTGAATACGATGACAACACGGTTGTTATTGTTCTGAACCTTGGCCAGCGTGTTGTCGGTATTGTCGTAGATGGCGTGTCTGATGTGTTGTCATTGACTACAGACCAAATTCGTCCTGCGCCGGAGTTTGCTGTAACACTGTCAACAGAGTACCTGACTGGTTTAGGCTCTCTGGGCGAGAGAATGCTGATTTTGGTTGATATCGAAAAACTGTTGAGCAGCGAAGAAATGGCGCTGGTTGATAGCGTTTTGAAAGCCTAA
- the cheA gene encoding chemotaxis protein CheA: MSAFYQTFFDEADELLADMEQHLLLLDPSEPDTEQLNAIFRAAHSIKGGAGTFGFKALQETTHLLENLLDGARRGEMRLSTDIINLFLETKDIMQDQLDAYKTAQEPNAESFEYICQALRQLALESKADGDAAQSDTSAVTQHSASPASNGKGEMRIALTGLKSQEIPQMLEELGNLGTVKDPHQTDTSVEVTLVTSESEDDISAVLCFVLEPEQISFKSAVASQPAVAEVVETLAVVEAPVAVAAPVAPSAPVAAKPQAAPENGKNKAKTGDTSIRVAVEKVDQLINLVGELVITQSMLAQRSSELDPVAHGDLLNSMGQLERNARDLQESVMSIRMMPMEYVFSRFPRLVRDLAAKLDKQVELTLMGSSTELDKSLIERIIDPLTHLVRNSLDHGIESPDKRVAAGKAAVGNLTLSAEHQGGNICIEVIDDGAGLNRERILAKALSQGLAVSDSMSDEEVGMLIFAPGFSTAEKVTDVSGRGVGMDVVKRNIQEMGGHVEIHFQAGKGTTIRILLPLTLAILDGMSVKVNKEVFILPLNAVMESLQPQSEDLYPLAGGERVLQVRGEYLPLVELFHIFDVDGAKTDATQGIVVILQSAGRRYALLVDQLIGQHQVVVKNLESNYRKVPGVSAATILGDGSVALIVDVSALQALNREKRAVETAA; the protein is encoded by the coding sequence ATGAGTGCTTTCTATCAAACGTTCTTTGATGAAGCAGATGAATTACTGGCAGATATGGAACAACACTTATTGTTGTTGGATCCGTCAGAACCCGACACCGAGCAATTGAATGCGATTTTCCGTGCAGCGCACTCCATAAAAGGAGGTGCTGGCACATTCGGTTTTAAAGCATTGCAGGAAACTACGCACCTGTTAGAAAACTTACTCGATGGGGCAAGACGTGGCGAAATGCGTCTTAGCACTGATATCATCAACCTGTTTCTGGAAACAAAAGACATTATGCAGGATCAGTTGGACGCTTATAAAACCGCACAGGAACCCAATGCTGAAAGCTTTGAGTATATCTGTCAGGCCTTGCGCCAGCTTGCTCTGGAGTCTAAAGCTGATGGTGACGCAGCCCAATCTGATACGTCGGCTGTAACACAGCACTCTGCTAGCCCAGCATCTAATGGTAAAGGTGAAATGCGTATCGCATTAACCGGCCTGAAGTCTCAGGAAATACCTCAGATGCTGGAAGAGCTTGGTAATCTGGGGACGGTTAAAGATCCGCACCAGACTGACACTAGCGTAGAAGTGACATTAGTGACGTCTGAAAGTGAAGACGATATTAGTGCGGTGCTGTGTTTTGTTCTTGAGCCAGAGCAAATCAGCTTCAAGTCTGCCGTAGCCAGCCAACCTGCCGTCGCTGAAGTCGTAGAAACATTGGCTGTTGTTGAAGCACCTGTCGCCGTCGCTGCTCCAGTTGCGCCGTCTGCACCCGTTGCTGCAAAACCGCAAGCTGCACCGGAAAATGGAAAAAATAAAGCAAAAACCGGTGATACCAGTATTCGTGTAGCGGTTGAGAAGGTTGACCAGCTTATCAACCTCGTCGGTGAGTTAGTGATTACGCAATCCATGCTGGCACAACGCTCAAGCGAACTCGATCCTGTGGCGCACGGCGACCTGCTCAATAGTATGGGTCAGTTGGAACGCAACGCCCGAGACCTGCAAGAATCGGTTATGTCCATCCGTATGATGCCGATGGAATATGTATTTAGTCGTTTCCCTCGATTGGTTCGTGATCTGGCTGCGAAATTGGATAAGCAGGTCGAACTAACGCTGATGGGGAGTTCGACTGAGCTGGATAAGAGTTTGATCGAACGTATTATCGATCCTCTGACACACTTGGTGCGTAACAGCCTCGATCACGGTATCGAATCTCCAGATAAACGCGTTGCTGCAGGTAAAGCTGCTGTTGGTAACTTGACGCTTTCTGCGGAACATCAGGGTGGTAACATCTGTATTGAAGTTATCGACGATGGGGCCGGGCTCAACCGCGAGAGAATTCTGGCTAAAGCCTTGTCTCAAGGGCTAGCAGTAAGTGACTCGATGTCTGATGAAGAAGTGGGCATGCTGATCTTTGCTCCAGGCTTCTCAACCGCTGAGAAAGTCACGGACGTCTCTGGCCGTGGCGTCGGCATGGATGTGGTGAAGCGGAATATCCAGGAAATGGGTGGTCATGTTGAAATCCACTTCCAGGCTGGAAAAGGCACGACGATCAGAATCCTGTTGCCATTAACACTCGCCATCCTCGATGGCATGTCCGTTAAAGTTAACAAAGAAGTCTTTATTCTCCCGCTTAACGCTGTGATGGAATCCTTGCAGCCGCAGTCGGAAGACCTGTACCCGTTAGCTGGCGGAGAGCGAGTATTGCAGGTTCGTGGTGAATATTTACCTCTCGTTGAACTGTTCCATATCTTTGATGTGGATGGCGCTAAGACGGATGCTACTCAGGGTATTGTCGTTATCCTGCAAAGTGCGGGTCGACGTTATGCCTTGTTGGTTGATCAGTTGATTGGTCAACATCAGGTCGTCGTCAAAAACCTGGAAAGTAATTATCGCAAGGTACCAGGCGTTTCAGCCGCTACCATCCTTGGTGATGGCAGCGTTGCGCTGATTGTGGATGTTTCAGCGTTACAAGCGCTTAATCGTGAAAAGCGTGCGGTTGAAACTGCTGCTTAA
- the motB gene encoding flagellar motor protein MotB — MKHQHPIIRKKRKSGHGGHHGGSWKIAYADFMTAMMALFLVMWLIAISTPMQLAQIAEYFRTPLKVALTSGSKSSDSSSPIPGGGNDPTQQDGEVKKAIKTDNVEKKLDQVRLNRLRERLDQLIEADPRLRALRPHLLIEMIEEGLRIQIIDSQNRPMFKTGSAQVEPYMRDILRAIAPIMNDFPNKLSISGHTDDVQYTTGERGYSNWELSADRANASRRELIFGGLSDGKVLRVVGMAATMSLKQAAGGSDAINRRISLLVLSRQAQKDIEEENAESSAVNIDKVENLQNMELDKPKPTTPAAENSDNNNTSGSGGASPQPTNGVPAPERQQPTTALPAAPDSQATPSQ; from the coding sequence ATGAAACATCAGCATCCCATTATTCGCAAAAAGCGTAAGTCTGGACATGGGGGCCACCATGGTGGCTCCTGGAAGATTGCCTACGCTGACTTTATGACAGCAATGATGGCATTGTTTCTTGTAATGTGGCTTATCGCAATTTCTACGCCAATGCAGCTCGCCCAAATCGCAGAGTATTTTCGTACCCCGCTAAAAGTTGCATTAACTTCTGGCTCTAAATCAAGCGACAGTTCCAGCCCGATTCCGGGTGGGGGGAATGATCCCACCCAGCAAGATGGTGAAGTGAAAAAGGCCATCAAGACAGATAACGTAGAAAAGAAGCTGGATCAGGTTCGACTCAATAGATTGCGTGAACGCCTTGATCAGTTAATTGAAGCCGATCCTCGCTTACGTGCACTCCGTCCCCATCTGTTAATTGAAATGATTGAGGAAGGGTTACGTATCCAAATCATCGATAGTCAAAATCGCCCCATGTTTAAAACCGGGAGCGCGCAGGTTGAGCCCTATATGCGAGATATCCTGCGTGCGATAGCGCCTATCATGAACGATTTCCCCAATAAGCTGAGTATCTCCGGCCATACCGATGATGTTCAGTATACGACAGGGGAGCGTGGTTATAGTAACTGGGAATTGTCCGCAGATCGTGCCAATGCATCACGTCGAGAGCTTATTTTTGGGGGCTTGTCTGATGGAAAAGTTTTGCGCGTTGTGGGCATGGCTGCGACAATGAGCCTCAAACAGGCGGCAGGTGGAAGTGATGCGATTAACCGACGTATCAGTTTGCTGGTATTGAGCAGACAAGCTCAAAAGGATATTGAAGAAGAAAATGCAGAAAGCTCTGCTGTAAATATAGACAAGGTGGAAAATTTACAAAATATGGAGTTGGATAAGCCTAAACCTACCACTCCGGCTGCCGAAAATAGTGATAACAACAATACGAGTGGAAGTGGTGGGGCATCGCCACAACCAACTAATGGAGTTCCTGCTCCAGAGCGTCAACAGCCAACCACCGCGTTGCCTGCTGCGCCCGATAGCCAGGCGACGCCTTCTCAATAA
- the motA gene encoding flagellar motor stator protein MotA, which translates to MLVILGYIVIVASILGGYLMVGGALGALYQPSELLIIGGAAVGAFIVGNNGKAIKATLRALPLLVKSSKYNKALYMDLMALLFRVMAKSRQQGMLSLEFDIDNPRESEIFSSYPNILADNTVVEFITDYLRLMVSGNMNAFEIETLMDEEIETIEHESEVPASSLTMMGDGLPAFGIVAAVMGVVHSLAYVDRPAAELGMMIAHAMVGTFLGILLAYGFVSPLAALLRQKNAEKIKVLQCIKITLLSSLNGYAPQIAVEFGRKTLYSTERPSFTELEEHIRRVKSPTQQASDSNA; encoded by the coding sequence GTGCTGGTTATATTGGGTTATATCGTAATTGTGGCCTCGATACTCGGCGGTTATCTCATGGTCGGTGGGGCCTTGGGTGCGCTTTATCAACCTTCGGAGCTGCTGATCATCGGTGGTGCGGCGGTAGGTGCTTTCATCGTTGGTAACAATGGAAAGGCGATAAAAGCAACACTACGTGCACTCCCTCTTTTGGTCAAAAGTTCCAAGTACAATAAAGCATTGTATATGGACCTCATGGCCTTACTCTTTCGAGTGATGGCCAAATCCCGCCAGCAAGGCATGCTTTCCCTGGAATTTGATATTGATAATCCTCGGGAGAGTGAAATCTTCTCGAGCTATCCGAATATTCTTGCTGACAATACCGTCGTTGAGTTTATTACCGATTATTTGCGTTTGATGGTCAGCGGTAACATGAATGCGTTTGAGATTGAAACGCTGATGGATGAAGAGATCGAGACAATTGAACATGAAAGCGAAGTACCCGCGTCCAGCTTGACGATGATGGGTGACGGTCTTCCTGCATTTGGTATCGTCGCTGCCGTTATGGGGGTTGTTCACTCACTGGCCTATGTTGACCGGCCTGCTGCTGAGTTGGGTATGATGATCGCTCACGCCATGGTGGGTACCTTCCTGGGTATTCTACTTGCTTACGGCTTTGTCTCCCCATTAGCCGCGTTACTGCGTCAGAAAAATGCAGAAAAAATCAAAGTACTGCAGTGCATTAAAATCACATTATTGTCGAGCCTTAATGGCTACGCTCCACAAATTGCCGTTGAATTCGGTCGTAAAACGCTGTACTCAACGGAGCGTCCTTCCTTTACCGAATTGGAAGAACACATTCGTCGTGTGAAATCGCCGACTCAGCAAGCGTCGGACAGTAACGCATGA
- the flhC gene encoding flagellar transcriptional regulator FlhC: MAEKSIVQEAKDIQLAMELISLGARLQMLESETQLSRGRLIKLYKELRGSPPPKGMLPFSTDWFMTWEQNIHSSMFYNAYSFLIKNGQCSGVEAVIKSYRLYLEQCAPQSDSPLLALTRAWTLVRFVDSGMLQLSSCNCCKGMFITHAHQPKNSFVCSLCQPPSRAVKRRKLSQNLADIIPQLLDEQVKHAV, translated from the coding sequence ATGGCGGAGAAAAGTATTGTTCAGGAGGCGAAAGACATCCAATTGGCGATGGAGCTCATTTCGCTCGGTGCTCGTTTACAGATGCTGGAAAGTGAAACTCAGTTAAGTCGCGGACGTTTGATTAAACTGTACAAAGAACTTAGAGGAAGTCCGCCGCCAAAGGGAATGCTACCTTTTTCAACGGATTGGTTTATGACCTGGGAACAGAATATTCATTCATCAATGTTCTACAACGCTTACAGCTTTTTAATCAAGAATGGGCAGTGCAGCGGTGTTGAAGCGGTTATTAAATCTTATCGACTTTACCTGGAACAGTGTGCGCCGCAGAGTGATTCTCCACTGTTGGCATTGACGCGTGCCTGGACATTAGTCCGGTTTGTTGACAGCGGTATGCTGCAACTATCGTCATGCAATTGCTGCAAAGGGATGTTCATTACCCACGCTCATCAACCTAAAAACAGTTTTGTTTGTAGTTTGTGCCAACCCCCTTCCAGAGCGGTAAAAAGGCGTAAACTTTCGCAAAATCTTGCCGATATAATACCTCAACTGCTGGATGAACAGGTAAAACACGCAGTCTGA
- the flhD gene encoding flagellar transcriptional regulator FlhD: protein MGTSELLKHIYDINLSYLLLAQRLINDEKASAMFRLGINDEMADILMQLTLPQMVKLAETNQLICHFRFNDHNTIKVLTQESRVDDLQQIHTGILLSSNLLQQLTSKEENLPKKRA, encoded by the coding sequence ATGGGTACCTCTGAATTACTCAAACACATTTATGACATTAATCTGTCTTATTTGTTACTGGCGCAACGCTTAATTAATGATGAAAAAGCTTCTGCAATGTTTCGTCTGGGAATCAATGACGAGATGGCAGATATCTTGATGCAACTGACTTTACCGCAGATGGTGAAATTGGCAGAAACTAACCAACTGATATGCCATTTCCGCTTTAACGATCACAATACAATCAAAGTCTTGACTCAGGAATCACGTGTGGATGATTTACAGCAAATTCATACGGGGATTTTGTTGTCGAGTAACTTATTACAACAGTTAACTTCGAAAGAAGAAAACCTGCCTAAGAAAAGGGCATAA
- a CDS encoding DMT family transporter, producing the protein MEKRTHFFSDKKVVFFIATLCCLLWGSAYPAIKNGYELFHIADNDIPGKLVFAGYRFAFAGLLLLVLAVLSGRSIGRFQRGQLVQLTTLGIFQTSLQYVFFYIGLAYTTGVKGSIMNATSTFFSVLLAHYLYQNDKLNINKLIGCILGFVGVMVVNINSNGMNIGFTLLGDGFVVIAAFILSASTIYGKRISQTMDPTVMTGYQLAIGGIILTISGYCTGGTLIIPDWKAVLMLGYLILLSSVAFSLWSQLLKYNRVGMVAPFNFLIPVSGTLLSALFLNESILEWKYFFALVLVCSGIWLVNRMVKSDRKTPL; encoded by the coding sequence TTGGAAAAGCGTACGCATTTTTTTTCTGATAAAAAAGTTGTTTTTTTTATCGCCACATTATGCTGTTTGCTCTGGGGAAGTGCTTATCCGGCAATTAAAAATGGCTATGAGCTGTTTCACATTGCAGATAATGATATCCCTGGAAAACTCGTTTTTGCAGGCTACCGGTTCGCGTTCGCTGGGCTGTTGCTCTTGGTACTTGCTGTGTTAAGCGGACGCTCCATCGGGCGCTTTCAGCGTGGGCAGTTAGTTCAGTTAACTACCCTGGGAATATTCCAGACATCGCTACAGTATGTTTTTTTCTATATCGGTCTGGCTTATACCACCGGTGTTAAAGGTTCGATCATGAATGCAACCAGTACTTTTTTCAGCGTACTGCTAGCTCATTATCTATACCAAAATGATAAATTAAATATCAATAAACTCATTGGTTGCATATTAGGTTTCGTCGGTGTGATGGTCGTTAATATCAACAGTAACGGAATGAACATTGGTTTTACGCTGTTAGGTGATGGATTCGTTGTTATTGCCGCATTTATTTTGTCTGCATCGACTATATATGGTAAGCGAATATCACAAACGATGGATCCAACCGTTATGACAGGTTATCAACTGGCTATTGGCGGGATTATTTTGACCATATCCGGATACTGTACCGGCGGGACACTCATCATACCTGATTGGAAAGCGGTGCTGATGCTAGGCTACCTTATTTTGCTTTCTTCAGTCGCTTTTTCATTATGGAGCCAATTGCTGAAATATAATCGGGTCGGTATGGTCGCACCATTTAATTTCCTTATCCCTGTCTCTGGTACGCTGTTGTCAGCATTGTTTCTTAATGAAAGCATTCTGGAGTGGAAATATTTCTTTGCACTTGTCCTGGTATGTTCAGGTATTTGGCTGGTTAACCGAATGGTGAAAAGCGATCGGAAAACGCCTCTGTGA
- a CDS encoding methyl-accepting chemotaxis protein: MDMKITSRSEQHAEAGMLSNLRLVPLFIIILGGIMLLFAASIGTSSYFLQSSNQSLDDVTQEIDTRMGISNSSNHLRTARLLLIQAAAAARIGDSQVFNDNLKQAEQRLEQSKKAFTVYEQRPVKTPQDMALDGDLRKSYDAYVNQGLMLMLTAAKQGLFEEVITLESEETRVLDLAYNKFLLEAVAYRTQRAKDLNETAHKNALLGYSLMGGSFALATILTLLTFFLLRGILIKPINQLVLRIQRIAQGDLTQMSDRYGRNEIGTLASNVQQMQSSLVTTVTTVRESADSIYQGSTEISSGNTDLSSRTEQQAAALEQTAASMEQLTATVKQNSENAHHASQLAANASGKAKQGGEIVANVVNTMNSISGSSKKISEITSVINSIAFQTNILALNAAVEAARAGEQGRGFAVVASEVRSLAQRSAQAAKEIETLISESVNLVSSGSVLVDNAGQTMKEIVDAVTNVTDIMGEIASASDEQSRGITQVGQAISEMDSVTQQNASLVQEASAAAASLEEQAALLTRAVATFKLSSHLSNSAPARPNALAAKGRSSLALPRQANTENGNWETF; encoded by the coding sequence ATGGATATGAAAATAACGTCAAGGTCTGAGCAGCACGCCGAGGCCGGCATGCTGAGCAATTTACGGCTAGTTCCCTTATTCATCATTATTCTGGGTGGTATCATGCTGTTATTTGCAGCATCTATCGGCACATCCAGCTATTTTCTACAAAGCAGCAATCAGTCATTAGACGACGTCACACAAGAAATCGATACCCGAATGGGGATCTCAAACAGTTCCAACCACCTTCGCACTGCACGTCTGCTGCTCATTCAGGCCGCAGCAGCCGCTCGTATTGGTGATTCGCAGGTCTTCAATGACAACCTGAAACAGGCTGAGCAGCGCCTGGAACAATCAAAAAAAGCCTTCACTGTTTATGAACAACGCCCAGTTAAAACACCTCAAGATATGGCGTTGGACGGCGATCTGCGTAAATCCTATGACGCGTACGTCAACCAAGGTCTTATGCTGATGCTCACCGCGGCAAAACAAGGCTTGTTTGAAGAGGTTATCACTCTCGAATCCGAAGAAACTCGGGTTTTAGATTTGGCCTATAACAAATTTTTGCTAGAGGCTGTCGCTTACCGCACACAAAGAGCGAAAGACTTAAACGAAACCGCACATAAAAATGCACTGCTTGGATATTCGTTGATGGGCGGCAGCTTTGCGCTGGCCACCATTTTAACGCTTTTGACGTTCTTCCTGCTGCGCGGGATCCTCATCAAACCAATAAATCAATTGGTCCTGAGAATTCAGCGCATTGCGCAGGGTGACTTGACTCAAATGTCGGACCGTTATGGCAGGAATGAAATTGGCACGCTAGCCAGCAACGTTCAACAAATGCAGTCTTCTCTGGTCACGACCGTCACTACCGTTCGAGAAAGTGCAGACTCTATTTACCAAGGTTCGACGGAGATCTCATCCGGTAACACTGACCTTTCCTCACGAACCGAACAGCAAGCCGCAGCGCTTGAACAGACCGCGGCAAGCATGGAGCAATTAACCGCAACCGTGAAGCAAAACTCAGAAAATGCGCACCATGCCAGCCAGCTCGCGGCAAATGCTTCAGGAAAAGCCAAGCAAGGCGGTGAGATCGTTGCAAACGTTGTGAACACGATGAACAGTATTTCAGGTAGCTCAAAGAAAATATCTGAGATTACCAGCGTTATTAACAGCATTGCTTTCCAAACGAATATTCTCGCACTCAATGCGGCAGTTGAAGCAGCTAGAGCGGGAGAGCAAGGTCGCGGTTTTGCCGTCGTAGCAAGTGAAGTTCGCAGCCTCGCACAGCGCAGTGCTCAAGCCGCAAAAGAGATAGAAACGCTGATTTCTGAATCGGTAAATCTGGTCAGCAGTGGTTCTGTTCTGGTTGATAACGCGGGTCAAACGATGAAAGAGATCGTCGATGCCGTCACTAACGTCACCGACATCATGGGTGAGATTGCGTCTGCTTCTGACGAACAAAGCCGGGGAATTACTCAGGTCGGTCAGGCGATATCTGAAATGGACAGCGTGACGCAGCAGAATGCTTCGCTCGTTCAGGAAGCTAGTGCTGCCGCGGCATCGCTAGAAGAGCAAGCAGCATTGCTTACCCGTGCCGTTGCGACATTTAAGCTATCCAGCCATTTATCAAATTCAGCTCCTGCTCGGCCGAACGCTCTCGCCGCCAAGGGCCGTTCATCACTCGCCCTACCCCGTCAGGCTAATACCGAAAACGGTAACTGGGAAACGTTCTAA